From the genome of Solanum dulcamara chromosome 12, daSolDulc1.2, whole genome shotgun sequence:
GAATGGAGTGTCTTTACATGCAAAACTGTTGATTGGTAAACTGACTTTCAAACTCAACTTAGGTTCGTTGTGATCGTGTGGAGGAGTTTTTATggtcataattttatttatataggAAGGATGCAATTCTACAAATATATGAATGTAGAATGGAGTGTCTTTTCATGCAAAACTGTTGATGTTGATATAATACGATTTAGACGGTTATTACAGTATTATGTTGTTCCAATTCACTTAAATCATAGAGTTACTATATTGAAATTGGCTATGCTATATAGGTCGAGATGGTAAGACATTTTTGATCAAATAAAGTGTAGTTACATTAATAATGGGAGTCAAGATGGTAAGATTTTAggttaacttttattttattttattgtggTAAGACTTTAAAGTTATCAGCAAGGAGAATTTATCACGTTGCATCATCTTTTGTGAAACCTTTTCTCTTGCAGAATTCATTAAAGAGGATCTTATGAACTTATTTGGTTTTATTATTGCCTCTGTGTTGTGTCTGTTTAGTCTCTAACCTATTGATGTGAACAACCAAATCTCTTGAATTCTGACGGTTCGTTAATGTATTTACTGACAGTTTTAAAGCAGAATCACACTTTTGGTCAAGGAGAGTCAAGTACTCTAGAAATTTGTTTATCATAGTATAGGCGAGTTCTCCACAGTTTCTGAGACTACGATTAAAGAGTATTCCAGAAGAATGTGAAAATGAAAGGAAGCAATATTGGATAAGTGGTCGGAATAAGGTTTTCTATAGTGTCTTACTGAAAGCTAGTCTTTTCTGGAACGAGGACATGTGGCCATTACTTGCAACTGGTTGATCAGTTTGTTTGCACCTTTTCTGTAGCATGCTGTGATGTTTATGTCTTTGAATATCCTAATACTCTCAACTTACAAAAGCTTGTCAAGTCCTTAAAGTTGGTCGCTTAGAATTTTGgattatgcatgaattgattTTGCACTGttagaattcttaccttttcttttAGAAGTGGTATTAATGAATGTAATATCTTCTTTCGCTTTATCTTGATTTACCTTGAACCCTAACAAATTATTGGCCGGACAGATTTAAATTTGGTGAAACAAACTTTCTACGGGATTCTTGATATTgaatcctttttctttttggcaGGTTATCAATTGCCATGAATCAgtcatttatattttagctCCTTTGAAATATGCGACAGTGTATGGATGCTCTGATGCAACTATTGTCCTGGGAGCTGTAGGCAAGGTAGGTACTAACCTTTAGGAAGATTCATGCAAATTGCACACTGAGCTTTTGGTATAGGTGTCCCGGGGCTAATAATCTACGAAGAAAGGTTTTGCTTGTTTCTTCTCAAGGGTCGGTTAGTAGTGAAACTGTAGAAATATTAGTAGGACATAAATTTAATTCCACATCGCCTGCAACTTATTGTAAATGTGTCATGTACTATAGATGAATGAAATGTGTTCTTATTTGTTTGCTTCTCAAAAACAGCCTGCACTGTACCTTAGTATGGGGCTTTGCTGTTAGCAATTTCAAGGCACAATCTAGTTAAAGGTACTTGTTTGTCCAAATGCCACCTTCAAAACGTATATAATCTAGCATTTGCACATTAATCATCTCATGTACTTGGAGACAAAGATATGCAGGCTTCTAATTTCTTATGCATACTTTGGTCTGAACTTGAAAATCTGAATTGTCAGGAGATGGGGAAACAATATTTTTTGTAGGAAAATCATTACTATTAAAAGTTTGAGCTTATTCTTCTCTGAGATTTGGTTTTATTTAAGATTTGATCCTGTTGGAGCTGTTTGGTTTGAAAATTTCACTTAGGCTGTGCTGGCATCAGCTACAGTTATGTAAGCATTTTGAACTTTGTGATTCTGGATGGTATTTAGACATTTCTTCTTTGTTACCTGGCAATGTAAAGACAAATTACTTAGTATTAAAACAATGTGGTCCCGAAAGTAGCTGAATGAGTACATAGGATTCATATAGCCAActccaatttatatagaattgAGACATATTTGGTGGAATGATTGATATTGATTTTCTGCTATAGTTATGGCTTAAATGCTGTACACAAAAAAGTGACCAATATTTGCGTGCACTCCGAAGATGATAAGGAAGAAAATTATGCTTTATGAAACTGATATTTGCTGTTTTCTACTGCCACTAGAAAGactcttttttatttcaaaatataatgaCATAAAATTGGAGAGCTACTCAAGCTATTTTTTGAAATGGAGTTACTCAAgcaattgttttatttacaacAGGGTTTACCACTTAATGCATGAACTATAGGTTGCCACTAGTTTTGTGTTAATTGATCCATTTTGCAAATGGCTCACCATCGTCTGTTTGATCCTCTAAATTAGTTATTTGATTTTACAGGCTGTCAGAATTGAGCACTGTGAACGTGTACACGTGATTGCAGCAGCAAAACGTATTTGTATTGCCAATTGTCGTGAATGCGTATTCTTCTTGGGAGTAAACCAAACACCACTTCTTGTTGGTGATAACCATAAATTGCAAGTATGTGTTACTTTTGTGCTGCGGATCAAAAGTTCAGCATACTCCTCGGatctccaaaatccttatttgaCTCATACATGCATATTTTGCCATTATTACTCACCATCAAATGTCATTGCAATCTCATATGGCTTTAAAAGTGAAATTATTTACTCAGCTTTTACCCTTGTccttatttatctttttcaagCCCCTTCATTGAATACGCACAATGAAGATAAGAGGGTGCTAAGTTTATAGGATGGACAATTTCAGTGCAATTGAGTAGTTTGATATACTAAGTAAACTTTAGTTGGGACTCTTGGTGCAATTGAGTGCTAGATATGTAAATTTTGGGTATTGGGACTCTTGGTGTACTTTTTCTCGTGTGATAAATGGGATTGTTGGTGTAGTTTATATCACTTAATTGGCTGGCATATTGTTTCCCAGTGGCTATATAATTTGTATCCATCATCTAATTTATGCTGTGAAATACCTTGTGCTTCTTAAGAAGTAGTGCATTCTCTTTGTAGTAATGATTATTCTGTCAAGATTTCTTGCCACTTGGGTGGCTTTGTTTTCTTCTTAGAATAGTTTGTCAATTATGAACTAAATGTTTTGCTACGTTGACTAGGGCTTGGTAATCCATTTCTTTTATCATGTTAATCAGATATAAGAAATGAAGGTATTCTGCATATTCTAATAATGTGCATTCTATTTACTAGTATATTTCCTGATTCTATCGTGCTGAATAGACGGTATATATCTTGATGTTCGACTTCTTATTCTGGGGAAATTTTTGACTTCCCCTCTCCCATCTTTTTTGATGATTTATCAGGTGGCTCCATACAATACTTTTTACTCGCTACTGGAGGAACACCTGAAGCAAGTTGGTATTGACCCAACCATCAACAGATGGGATGCACCTGTAGCACTTGGTGTCGTTGACCCACATGATTCACTGTCACATCCTGCTGGTGTGTCTGATGTTCAAACTGAGTCTGCCAGTCCAGTGGACCCTGATCAGTTCACTAACTTTTTGGTATGTCTACAGAAGTAGGGACAAGGACCTTAAGAGTTCTAACTAATCAATCACTTATGGTGTGTTCAGTATGGAGGAAACCAATTTCCAGAAATTGTTTTCCGTCTGttagtaaaatatttttctagatTATATACAGACgtttttaggataatattttttgCTTATGTACCGAACACAAGAAAATGAGTAAAATCCCACTTATTTTCCTAGAAAACATTTTCTTCATACCTGACACACCCTTAGTACCCATTCGTTTTCCAAATGTCTTCGGTTCTGGAAATTGTATAGCTGAGCTATATTATTTGCTAATGGAATATCTGTTCGAGATCTGTTggtaaaataattctttttcctCACTGGATTTCTTTTAGACGCTAATATGTACGTCTCTAATGGTGACAGATTCCAAACTGGTTTGAAGGGCAGCAATCTGGGTCCACAAAAGATAATCCATTCCCCTTACCGGATGCTTATTTGGCATCCCAGCAGAGAAATGTGCGTTAAGACTCCAACTTAAACTTGTATCATTTTGCATCACATTTTGTGCGACAATATGATTATTGATCTTCCCTTTATGTAGTGTAGCCCAATACATGTTTAATGTTTTAATTGAATCGTGAAACCTTTGGAAAACCATATTTCATACTTGTTGACCCTTTCAGCACAAGAACTTGGAGGAGACTAAGAATAGTTTGAAGGACATCGACCTTGACGAGAGTCGGAAACGGGAAGTAGCAGCTGCTCTCCATGTGTGCTTTAAAGACTGGTTATATGGTAATGGTGGCAGTTTATATAtcatttcttgatgtttgtGCTTGAACCTTTTGTTCTCACCCTCTGTTCTGCCAATATTTGACAGCTTCAGGAAATATACGGCAACTATACTGTCTTCAAGGAGAATAGTGTTCTGCACGATGTTTCGCAAGTGTAGTAAGGATGGTAACTCTCCCCTTCCGTTGTAGATTTCAGTTTCATCCGCCACAGGTTCCTCCCTGCCATTTTTGTTGGTGCTGAAAGCAGCTAAGAATTTGATGCTATTGCAATATTTGGCCGTGCAGCTTACAGACAAGTTACCCTCTAGAACTCTTGTGCAGTTTATAACCAGAATGCCTCATGACTTGAACCGtgttacttctttcttttcgaAACTGAACTGTCTTGTACTAATATGGAagtcaaaatatttatagtttTCAGTTTCCCCTTTTTATGCATTGGTCTTACTAGGTCCCAAACTTTTAGATGAGGATTAATCTGTTATTATTTGCTTTGTTTGGGTTCCTGTATGCTAATAAGAGATGCAGAATACCTTGCTGATTTGTTTTTCCCTTGCGGCTAAAAACTCTGACACGGGCGAAGCTACAATTCTGTTTACGGGTTCAACAGAGCCTAGTAACTCTGACTCAAATTTTGTATTTGTGGTTTTGCGTTTAAAAGATCCCTTTTTAGAAACTTAGTAAGCTGTCTTTTCTGGAATTCGAAACTCATAAATCAAAATTCTAGCTCTGCATCTGTTAACATGTTGCATGCATTATGTTATTTATCACATCACAATCTAGCAAAAAGGTGCAATTAGTAAAAGATTTAAGGTACCTTGGTGGCAAAGTCAGAAAATTTAGTTTCCAAATATCACTTAAATAAACCCGTTTCCTATAAAATTTAGTTTCCTAATATTACTTAAGTTAACCCATTCCATATAGGAAACGGTTTACTGCGATTAATATATATACGTGAGGGTGGGGGACATCACAATTcacagcaaaaaaaaaaaaaaaaaacttaacaaaataaaaggttttaaagTAATATTAGAAGTTAACATGAAGATCAGCATGGAGAAAGAAGAATGGGAATTGAATCCTAAAAAACTCAGTCAAAAACTCGTTGGCTGTGGAGGTTTTGGATTAGTTTACAAAGGCTTTTACAATGGAAAAGAAATCGTAGATAGTACTTACTCTTCGATGGGTTCAAtctttatgatttttactattgtatatttttataagtatatttttataattatggaTTCAAAAAGTAGTATgcatttatcaaaaaaatggtgacttttaattaatacacattCTTTCGATGAATTTCACTTAAAACGTTTGATTTTGGAGATGAAAGAAGAATTCAacggaagaaaaaaagaaattgatgGAAGAGGTATGTATTCATGCAAAAAGTTTTATTTGGTGCACTCTTCAACACTCCAATATCGCCAAGGTACAATATCTACTTAAttaatttctcttttttcttataATATTGATTATTCGTTTATTTACAAAgtaaatttatttgaaatattCTCCAAATTCTCCTATATACAAAATTAGCAGatcataattaaataatatatatatatatatatatatattaattttgtgcAGTTTATTGAGGCATTCATAACTCCCGAAGGTCGACCACTATTCTATTCTAAATAGAATAGCTATAATGAAATAGCTAACCGGACAACCGGAGAACTGTTGTTCAGTGGAGCGTAGGAGTGTGCCGGACGGCGACGGGCGCGGGAGAAAGAAACCTAAGAGAAGACGCTCGTCTCTTAGGTCCTTTTTTTCGGTGCAACACAGGAAAGCGCCCCTTCTCTTTCTTCGATCATAAAGCCCCCTGATCCCTTATTTGTCAAAGAAGAATACCATGtcagaaataaaaatgaaaggtCAAAAAGGTTCAGTAAATGGATGTTGTATTGTTGTGGAATATGTTGGTGGAGGAACTCTTAGATCCTATCTTTCAAAATACACAATGAAGAAGGAATTGCCTTTGGATACTATTGTCCAACTTGCAATGGATGttgctaaatattttttatcaactttatttttttaatcgtCTTAAACATATATATGCAACAAAGCTTAAAAGGCCATCCATTAAACTTCTCTTCTTTTGTTAATTAAAGTAGTAATTTATCTTTTCCTCTTTCACCAGGTTTTGAGCAAACCGTCGTACAATCATAAATGTGATGTCTATAGCTTTGGAATTTGCTTGTGGGAAATGTACACTTGTTTAGACCCATATCCACAACACATTCCTCCTAGTAAAATCTCACATCAAATTTATAAGATACTTACTCTCTTCATCTATTCGTTAGTTTGTTAAAAACTCGACgtgttatatatatagagagagaaacaaGGTTCTGTAAATTTAATAGTATATGATCCtatctttattctatttttgcAGATTATGGTCAAAATATCTTTATTGAACAAACTAAAAATCTTACTAGTAAATATAGTttgtaaaaaaaagtgaaacTAGTGTTGGCGGTCCCAAATCTTCAATATTTCATTTAATTAAGTTTTGGTGACGACTAATTAATAAAACTAATCCAAACTACTGATTCGACAATATTATATCTTTGAAGAAACTGTCACTCAAAAAACGTGACTGTCTTAATGGAAGGTTGTCACATCTACATAAAAAAGAcaagttttttctttttgtaccTTGGAGTAACACTCaaattatcatcattatttgGGTGACTATAGATTAAACGAATCGTGGAACCAGTCATTTGATACTTACGTCAAAGCAGGTTGTCTACATCACACTTTTTCACACACCTAGTGTCTCGTATCTGCTTTGAAACTCAACTAACCTGGATTCATATTCAAAAGTTGCACTTTTGGAATTAAAGGCTCACAATAATCGCACATGTTGTCTGTTACCCACTTTGCGACTTGACCATTCCATATTGGAGGTCTAAAGTTCAAAACCCTTTGCCAGCGAAAGTAAGAGGTTTGCCTGATCGAGCTCGTCGCATCGGACTTGCCTAGCCCTGGTTACCTCTCCTGTGTGTGGTTTGTAAGCTATTATATAGGAGCGGGATTTTTACCCTGTGCGCACTTAAAAGGTAGTTGGTGCGGGTTTACCTTGTTAACAAAaagggaagaaaaaaaaagctcTTCCACTAAACACAATTTCATTCTCAAGATTCGAACCCAAAACTTAATGTACCACCCCACTTACTACAGTGAGAACATCTTAATCATCTTGCAAAccatttctttcaaaaaaaacaatttttgaaaaatggtACAAGGAGACAACATAAACAGGCCAACTAATTAAATTCCCTTGGGCTTCTTCTTGAGTACACTAAGTACAGTTTTCCTTCAGAAATTTCTTATTCctggaagaaatcaaaatagtatAAGCTAGTACACTGCATTGAACATGTTAGCATCAAGCTACATTACTTTCTTCCAGTTATACAAAATCATTACACACCgcagaaaaaaaataatcactgCATGTCATGTCCGATGAGTTGAGAAACAAGGGCAAGTGATACATACATAAATCAGGCAAGGATGTGAAATGTCTAAATGCAGAAAGGAGCCATATATCAAGAGTGTAAGATCAACACGATATCCCACGAATATTTGTTACTCTAAGCGATTTTGAGTGTACATAAACTGAGAAGAACCTTAAATCCACAAGTTCAAGTGCTTCCATGTAAGGTATAAACCAAATCAAGATCCTTAATTGACAGATTTTAGAGGTAGAAAGCAATTAATCCACATTTCACATAACATTTCACTAGCAGAGTATCTTGTTAGACCGTTTTAAATGAATAATTAAAAGTGTCACGGGATTAAATCAGTCAAAACAAAGCAAAGGAGAGTATGATACTAACCTCCAATGAGCACGTTCCCTCCATTCAGCACAGCAACATTGAGCCTTCATGTAGCTTCACTCACAATCTCAGTCGGTCAGTAGGAGTTGTTCCTTTGACAGTTGCAGTAACTAAACAAGAGCTAAGTCATGTGTCTTAAAGTATTTGCCCCTCAATTAATACATCTCAAAGAAAACATAATAGATATTCAAAGCCAAAGAAGAGCATCATACATATAAATCATAAATCAAAGGCGACAAAGATTATAGTACACGGGAAAATATGGTTTAGTTTTCCATGACATGAAAAATAAGGGAAACTGCTAAGTCAATGGCGGCAGCACATTGAAGACTACTAGAATTTGCCGCAgaaatccaacaaaattcagTTCTTCAGAAAGTTTtagctaatttttttaataaaacaaCAAATGATAACAAGGGGCAAAATGGAAAAGCAGATATAGATCAGCATAGAATCACTCCTCAATAGCAAAGAGAGCTATTCATCTGCACTCTACGCCAACTTCAGCAGCCCGCCTAGGCTTGTTTTTCCTTCTACTCCCATTTTGTCTAAATCCAACGGACTTTATTAAGTCATTAGAGCTAGTTTTGGTCCCAACACCATTTTCCACTTTGGCTGAATCTACTTCCTTGACTTGTGAagttctcttcctcttctttccaTTCACAGCAGCTTGGTTCTTGACATCTTTATTGAAGACAGAACCTTTTGTATTCTCACtgtcatcttcttcttcatttacTTTCATcgctccttcttcttcttcttcttcttcttcccctaTTTCATCCTTTGATGGCTTCAGTGGTCTTCCCCTTCTCCTAACTGGTATCTTCTCTTCTTCACCATTTCCGAGATCCTCACGAACAGATTGCTTCTTTCCCTTTCCTCTTCCTCTGCGCATTGTACAAAGCTCGAAATTCTGCTGGTGACAACTTCAATAAATCTAAATCTCAGATGCCTTAAACTAGTATGTGACACTCCAATTTTTGCAAAAATCctataaattatatgaaaacAGCTGATTAGATAGAACCTCACAATTTTAAGGATCAAACATCAAGAATGAACagtaaagataaaaatattatcattgATTGAAGTCTGTCCTCAGAACTTAAACTGAAATCGAataaatacaaacaaaaatttAAGAACTTTTCTTCACAAACAAACAAAACTATGTTCAAACCAGGACAAGAAATACAGATGATGATTCAAATGAAACACGAATCCTTcataaattatacaaatactATAACTTTAAACAAACTAAATCCAGTGGAGTTAGAAGATTCAAGACAAAATatgcaacaacaaaaaaaagaaattatttaaagaGAAAGTTCAAAACACAACTTTCCCATATCCAACATCCATCAGACAACAATAAACACGACATAGTTGAAGATCTATAAAAATCAAATCAAGAACATCAACAACACAAGACAGAAACACACAGTAGCTTTACATTCAAACTCAAACAGGTTGACAAAAAATCTAATGTAACTTTTCAGTACAACAAAACACAACGTACTTTCAACCATATCTATAAAAATCAAACCAAGAACATCAACAACACAAGACAGAAACAGACAGTACCTTTTGTACATTCAAACTCAAACAGGATGACAAAAAAGTCTAACATAACTATTCAGTACAATAAAACGCAACATACTTCCATCCATATCTATAAAAAGCAATTCAAGAACATCAACAACACAAGAGAGAAACATATAGTTCCTATTTTACATTCAAACTCAAACAGGATGACAAAAATTTCAATGGAACTTTTCAGTACAATAAATCATAAAGATTCAATCTTTTTTACAACCCCACAAAGAATCTATCATTAAACTAATGTTAATGATGTTTTTGTAATTAAAACCACGaaaaacatacacaaaaaaagc
Proteins encoded in this window:
- the LOC129877490 gene encoding uncharacterized protein LOC129877490 — encoded protein: MRRGRGKGKKQSVREDLGNGEEEKIPVRRRGRPLKPSKDEIGEEEEEEEEGAMKVNEEEDDSENTKGSVFNKDVKNQAAVNGKKRKRTSQVKEVDSAKVENGVGTKTSSNDLIKSVGFRQNGSRRKNKPRRAAEVGVECR